Proteins encoded within one genomic window of Natator depressus isolate rNatDep1 chromosome 1, rNatDep2.hap1, whole genome shotgun sequence:
- the CFAP97D2 gene encoding uncharacterized protein CFAP97D2 isoform X1 translates to MLFKMHRAYQPSLPCGNKYLQQKWDKANYEEHKKRIQTAKPVVDTTTPLTYGHLHLKLKKLKLEKEQLSVIERDNHLLLEKISCIMRTKGRIDNKNYCQAKSLNREKREKELLRVSQENQAILDRITKCEPQYQVQRWHEDWQRAEKYMDSIARYPRGWCKLQNRKEQKLNKKASKQEREKRDKQQNDEDVKSKTEGEKGDIQSGEEKDHQERETVLEMV, encoded by the exons ATGTTATTTAAGATGCATAGAGCCTACCAGCCAAGTTTACCTTGTGGCAACAAATATCTTCAGCAAAAATGGGACAAAGCAAACTATGAAGAGCACAAGAAAAGG ATCCAGACAGCCAAACCTGTAGTGGACACCACTACTCCTTTAACATATGGCCATCTTCACTTGAAGTTAAAGAAGCTAAAG CTTGAGAAGGAACAGCTTTCAGTCATCGAAAGAGACAATCATTTGCTGCTGGAGAAGATATCTTGCATCATGAGGACGAAAGGGCGAattgataacaaaaattactgtCAGGCCAAAAG TTTAAACAGGGAAAAGCGAGAGAAGGAACTACTGAGAGTGAGCCAAGAGAACCAGGCCATTCTGGATAGGATTACAAAGTGTGAGCCTCAGTATCAAGTTCAGAGGTGGCATGAAGACTGGCAAAGGGCGGAAAAATACATGGACAGCATTGCAAGATATCCTCGTGGGTGGTGTAAATTGCAGAATCGAAAG GaacaaaaattaaacaagaaagcatcaaaacaagagagagagaaaagagataaGCAACAGAATGATGAAGATGTGAAAAGCAAGACAGAGGGAGAAAAAGGGGACATCCAAAGTGGAGAGGAAAAAGATCaccaagagagagagactgttttaGAAATGGTGTAA
- the CFAP97D2 gene encoding uncharacterized protein CFAP97D2 isoform X2, with the protein MLFKMHRAYQPSLPCGNKYLQQKWDKANYEEHKKRLEKEQLSVIERDNHLLLEKISCIMRTKGRIDNKNYCQAKSLNREKREKELLRVSQENQAILDRITKCEPQYQVQRWHEDWQRAEKYMDSIARYPRGWCKLQNRKEQKLNKKASKQEREKRDKQQNDEDVKSKTEGEKGDIQSGEEKDHQERETVLEMV; encoded by the exons ATGTTATTTAAGATGCATAGAGCCTACCAGCCAAGTTTACCTTGTGGCAACAAATATCTTCAGCAAAAATGGGACAAAGCAAACTATGAAGAGCACAAGAAAAGG CTTGAGAAGGAACAGCTTTCAGTCATCGAAAGAGACAATCATTTGCTGCTGGAGAAGATATCTTGCATCATGAGGACGAAAGGGCGAattgataacaaaaattactgtCAGGCCAAAAG TTTAAACAGGGAAAAGCGAGAGAAGGAACTACTGAGAGTGAGCCAAGAGAACCAGGCCATTCTGGATAGGATTACAAAGTGTGAGCCTCAGTATCAAGTTCAGAGGTGGCATGAAGACTGGCAAAGGGCGGAAAAATACATGGACAGCATTGCAAGATATCCTCGTGGGTGGTGTAAATTGCAGAATCGAAAG GaacaaaaattaaacaagaaagcatcaaaacaagagagagagaaaagagataaGCAACAGAATGATGAAGATGTGAAAAGCAAGACAGAGGGAGAAAAAGGGGACATCCAAAGTGGAGAGGAAAAAGATCaccaagagagagagactgttttaGAAATGGTGTAA